A part of Prevotella melaninogenica genomic DNA contains:
- a CDS encoding cell division protein ZapA, translating into MADDKLHIRLHVYDAELSVNVPREDEEYYRSAAKLITDTINTYSTLFKGKKGDKDIIYMAMLDIALRYKKESARNDTAPFNDILSKLTSEIEDALK; encoded by the coding sequence ATGGCAGACGATAAGCTACATATAAGATTGCATGTCTATGATGCAGAACTTTCGGTAAACGTCCCACGAGAGGATGAGGAGTATTATCGTTCGGCAGCCAAGCTTATTACCGACACAATTAATACTTATTCAACTCTTTTTAAGGGTAAGAAGGGGGATAAGGATATTATATATATGGCAATGTTAGATATAGCATTGCGATATAAGAAAGAAAGTGCACGTAATGATACGGCTCCATTTAATGATATTCTCAGTAAACTCACTTCAGAAATTGAAGATGCACTGAAGTAA
- the rfbA gene encoding glucose-1-phosphate thymidylyltransferase RfbA translates to MKGIVLAGGSGTRLYPITKGISKQLIPIYDKPMIYYPVSVLMLAGIKEILIISTPFDLPGFKRLLGDGSSFGVHFEYEEQPSPDGLAQAFIIGEEFIGNDSVCLVLGDNIFYGAGFSSLLRNSVQLAEKENKATVFGYYVNDPERYGVAEFDETGKCLSIEEKPEHPKSNYAVVGLYFYPNSVVEIAKNIKPSPRGELEITTVNQCYLKQDNLMVQTLQRGFAWLDTGTHDSLAEASTFIECIEKRQGLKVACLEEIAYKKGWITSEKLWEEAQPMTKNNYGKYLLQLIEEKK, encoded by the coding sequence ATGAAAGGAATAGTTCTCGCAGGCGGTTCTGGCACACGTCTCTACCCTATTACCAAAGGTATAAGCAAACAACTCATCCCTATTTACGACAAGCCAATGATTTACTATCCAGTATCCGTATTAATGCTGGCTGGAATTAAAGAGATTTTGATTATCTCTACGCCATTTGACTTACCTGGCTTCAAACGCCTATTAGGAGACGGGAGTAGTTTTGGAGTGCATTTTGAATATGAAGAGCAGCCTTCACCAGATGGATTGGCACAGGCTTTTATTATTGGCGAAGAATTTATTGGCAATGATTCAGTATGCTTAGTTTTAGGAGATAACATTTTTTATGGAGCAGGTTTTAGTTCCTTGCTGCGTAATAGCGTACAGCTGGCAGAAAAAGAAAACAAGGCAACTGTCTTTGGTTATTACGTAAATGATCCTGAGAGATATGGAGTAGCTGAGTTTGATGAGACAGGAAAATGTCTTAGTATAGAAGAAAAGCCCGAGCATCCAAAGAGCAACTATGCTGTTGTAGGACTTTACTTCTATCCAAATAGTGTCGTTGAAATTGCAAAAAACATTAAACCATCCCCACGAGGAGAATTAGAGATAACAACAGTTAACCAATGTTATCTAAAACAAGATAATTTAATGGTACAAACTCTTCAGCGTGGTTTTGCTTGGCTTGACACAGGTACACATGACAGTTTGGCAGAGGCAAGTACATTTATAGAATGTATTGAGAAACGCCAAGGACTTAAGGTTGCATGCTTAGAAGAAATAGCATATAAGAAAGGTTGGATAACTTCAGAGAAACTATGGGAAGAAGCACAACCAATGACTAAGAACAACTATGGTAAATATCTGCTTCAACTCATTGAGGAGAAAAAGTAA
- a CDS encoding BT0820 family HAD-type phosphatase — MIIAVDFDGTIVEHKYPKIGSEIPFATDTLKMLIKDGHQLILWSVREGELLQEAVDWCHERGVDFWAVNKDYPEEEKEKNNHFSRKLKVEIFIDDRNLGGLPDWGTIYQMITNNETWESRNFAHRSFEEHEPPKKKHWWNF; from the coding sequence ATGATTATTGCAGTTGACTTCGATGGAACCATCGTAGAACATAAATATCCTAAAATCGGTAGCGAAATCCCCTTTGCTACCGATACGCTTAAAATGCTGATAAAAGACGGTCACCAACTCATCTTATGGAGTGTCAGGGAAGGCGAATTACTCCAAGAAGCTGTTGATTGGTGTCATGAACGTGGTGTAGACTTTTGGGCTGTAAACAAAGACTATCCTGAAGAGGAAAAAGAGAAGAACAATCATTTTTCCAGAAAGCTAAAGGTAGAAATTTTTATTGACGATCGTAATCTTGGTGGTCTACCTGATTGGGGAACAATCTACCAAATGATTACCAACAATGAAACATGGGAAAGCCGTAACTTTGCACATCGTTCATTTGAAGAACATGAACCACCTAAGAAAAAACATTGGTGGAATTTCTAA
- a CDS encoding 4'-phosphopantetheinyl transferase family protein yields MVRITSDAEGGVTLGLLEIKKGRQAEKEGVYCLLTKMLGYKPLLEHNEDGKPIIKDYHISISHTIGYVAVIISREYEVGVDIEYVSDRVNRISSRFLRDEEDFTDTTDKLIAWCAKETMYKLYSSEHLALKDIKVDPYLRLATNLKRDKTIEFKCECNSKYILTYTWC; encoded by the coding sequence GTGGTACGAATAACGAGTGATGCAGAGGGAGGAGTAACACTCGGTTTGTTGGAGATTAAAAAAGGACGACAGGCGGAGAAAGAGGGAGTGTATTGTCTTCTAACAAAGATGTTAGGTTATAAACCTTTGTTAGAACATAATGAGGATGGTAAACCAATTATAAAAGATTATCATATTAGTATCTCTCATACAATTGGTTATGTAGCTGTTATCATCTCTCGTGAGTATGAAGTAGGAGTTGATATCGAATATGTTTCGGATAGGGTAAATCGTATTTCATCTCGTTTTCTGAGAGATGAAGAAGATTTTACAGATACAACAGATAAGCTTATAGCTTGGTGTGCTAAGGAAACTATGTATAAGCTTTATTCTTCTGAACATTTGGCTTTAAAGGATATCAAAGTAGATCCATATTTAAGATTAGCAACCAATCTAAAGCGTGATAAAACGATTGAATTCAAATGCGAATGTAATTCAAAGTATATTCTGACTTATACTTGGTGTTAA
- the gldE gene encoding gliding motility-associated protein GldE: MDSFLVDFSSYVSVNPIEFSVIIAFLLAVSLLFLSAFASASEIAFFSLSPTDIESLDPDKNASDKLIQQLKDDSERTLATILITNNLVNVAIIMLCNYIFSSLFTFGEEWLQFICVTILLTFLLLLFGEIIPKVYSRRNPLAFCRNAVKGIVFFRRLFWPIETILLKSGAFAEKVVQKESRQLSVDDLEQALELTDKNDIKDEQGMLQGIIRFGDETAKEVMTSRQDIVDLNISCSYEDVLKCIVDNNYSRIPVYQDNQDNIRGVLYIKDLLPHLSKPTSFRWQSLIRPPYFVPETKKIDDLLRDFQENKVHIAIVVDEFGGTSGIVTLEDILEEIVGEINDEFDEEEHNYSKLGSNTYLFEGKTLLKDFLKILNLPDDEFDEIEGDADSLAGLLLEIKGDFPAIHEILKYKNYKFEILAIEERRISKVKVTVCGTNNE; encoded by the coding sequence ATGGATAGTTTTTTAGTAGATTTTTCTTCTTATGTAAGCGTTAATCCGATAGAATTCAGTGTTATCATTGCGTTTCTATTGGCGGTCTCCCTACTATTTTTGTCAGCGTTTGCAAGTGCTTCGGAGATAGCTTTTTTTAGTCTTTCTCCAACAGATATAGAGTCACTTGATCCAGATAAAAATGCTTCAGACAAACTTATCCAACAGCTAAAAGATGATAGTGAACGTACTTTGGCAACAATTCTTATAACGAATAACCTTGTCAACGTTGCTATTATCATGCTGTGTAATTATATCTTTTCCAGCTTATTTACATTTGGTGAAGAATGGTTGCAGTTTATTTGTGTTACTATTCTTTTGACATTTCTTCTTTTACTCTTTGGTGAGATTATTCCGAAGGTTTATAGTAGAAGAAACCCATTAGCATTCTGTAGAAATGCTGTTAAGGGTATTGTTTTTTTTCGTAGATTATTTTGGCCTATTGAAACTATACTATTGAAAAGCGGTGCTTTTGCGGAGAAAGTGGTTCAAAAGGAATCCCGTCAGTTATCTGTTGATGACCTTGAGCAGGCTTTGGAACTGACGGATAAGAATGATATTAAAGATGAGCAGGGAATGCTCCAAGGTATTATCCGTTTTGGTGACGAAACGGCAAAAGAAGTGATGACCTCTCGTCAAGACATTGTAGACTTAAATATCAGTTGCTCGTATGAAGATGTTCTGAAGTGCATAGTTGATAATAATTATTCTCGAATACCTGTTTATCAAGATAATCAAGATAATATTCGTGGTGTACTTTATATTAAAGATCTTTTGCCTCATCTGTCGAAACCAACAAGTTTTAGATGGCAGAGCTTGATTCGTCCACCTTACTTTGTTCCAGAGACAAAGAAGATTGATGACCTTTTACGTGATTTCCAAGAAAATAAAGTTCATATAGCTATTGTAGTTGATGAATTTGGGGGTACGAGTGGTATTGTAACATTGGAAGATATTCTTGAAGAAATTGTGGGCGAGATTAATGATGAGTTTGATGAAGAGGAACATAACTATTCCAAGTTAGGCTCTAATACCTATCTCTTTGAAGGGAAAACTCTCTTAAAAGATTTCTTAAAGATTTTAAATCTGCCTGATGATGAGTTTGATGAGATTGAAGGTGATGCTGATTCTCTTGCAGGCTTACTTTTAGAAATTAAAGGTGATTTTCCTGCTATACACGAAATACTGAAATATAAGAACTATAAATTTGAGATCTTAGCCATTGAAGAACGTCGTATTAGTAAAGTAAAAGTTACGGTCTGTGGTACGAATAACGAGTGA
- a CDS encoding single-stranded DNA-binding protein — MNKVMLIGNVGREPNIKYYEADQCVASFTLATTERGYTLPNGTTVPDHTDWHNIVLFKALAKYAEKYIHKGDKLYIEGRVRYRTYDDKKGVQRHITEIYGDNLEWLSASRKIESVSGAKVEDGSTEAADKSNLPF; from the coding sequence ATGAATAAAGTAATGTTGATTGGTAATGTTGGTCGTGAGCCAAATATAAAGTACTATGAGGCTGACCAATGTGTTGCCTCGTTTACTTTGGCTACAACGGAGCGTGGATATACGCTTCCCAATGGTACAACTGTACCCGATCATACTGATTGGCATAATATTGTTCTGTTTAAAGCCTTGGCTAAGTATGCTGAGAAATATATTCATAAAGGAGATAAACTTTATATTGAGGGACGTGTACGTTATCGTACTTATGATGATAAGAAAGGTGTGCAACGTCATATTACAGAGATTTATGGCGATAACCTTGAATGGCTTTCTGCTTCTCGTAAAATCGAGAGTGTATCTGGAGCGAAAGTAGAAGATGGTTCGACTGAAGCTGCAGATAAATCTAATTTACCTTTTTAA
- the spt gene encoding serine palmitoyltransferase translates to MGQLQDKYKSYREPQKFMEAGVYPYFREITSKQGTEVTDIDGNKILMFGSNAYTGLPNDPRVISAAQQALEKYGSGCAGSRFLNGTLDLHVQLEKELAAFEGKDEALVFSTGFSVNAGVLSVVVGRGDYVICDDRDHASIVDGRRLSFATQLRYKHNDMEDLERVLQRLPHEAVKLIVVDGVFSMEGDLANLPAIVELKHKYNCSIMVDEAHGIGVFGRQGRGVCDHFGLTDEVDLIMGTFSKSLASIGGFIAGDKDTINYLRHTCRTYIFSASNAPAATAAALEALHIIEQEPERLEQLWKVTNYALKRFKEEGFEIGDTESPIIPLYVRDIEKTFIVTKLAYEAGVFINPVIPPACAPQDTLVRFALMATHTEEQVERGVQALTKIFKAQGIIK, encoded by the coding sequence ATGGGACAGTTACAAGACAAGTACAAAAGCTATCGCGAGCCGCAGAAGTTTATGGAAGCAGGCGTTTATCCATACTTCCGTGAGATTACAAGTAAGCAAGGAACAGAAGTTACAGATATTGATGGCAACAAGATTCTTATGTTTGGCTCTAATGCCTATACAGGCTTGCCAAATGATCCACGTGTGATTAGTGCTGCTCAACAAGCTCTTGAGAAGTATGGCTCAGGTTGTGCTGGAAGTCGTTTCTTAAATGGTACACTCGACCTTCACGTGCAGTTGGAGAAAGAACTTGCAGCGTTTGAAGGTAAGGATGAGGCACTTGTTTTCTCAACAGGCTTTTCTGTAAATGCTGGCGTTCTATCTGTTGTCGTAGGGCGTGGTGATTATGTAATTTGTGATGATCGTGATCACGCAAGTATCGTTGATGGACGTCGTTTGAGTTTTGCCACTCAGCTTCGTTATAAACACAATGATATGGAAGATTTGGAGCGTGTACTCCAACGCCTTCCTCATGAAGCTGTTAAGCTGATTGTTGTTGATGGTGTCTTCTCTATGGAAGGCGATTTAGCGAATCTACCAGCTATTGTCGAATTGAAGCACAAGTATAATTGTTCAATCATGGTTGATGAGGCTCATGGCATAGGTGTTTTCGGACGTCAGGGTAGGGGTGTCTGTGATCATTTCGGCTTGACAGATGAAGTAGACCTTATTATGGGTACCTTCTCAAAGAGTTTGGCCTCAATCGGTGGTTTCATTGCTGGCGACAAGGATACTATTAATTATCTCCGCCATACTTGTCGCACCTACATTTTCTCTGCAAGTAACGCTCCAGCAGCAACAGCGGCAGCTTTGGAAGCACTGCACATCATTGAGCAGGAGCCAGAGCGTTTAGAGCAGTTGTGGAAGGTTACTAACTATGCTTTGAAGCGCTTCAAAGAAGAAGGCTTTGAGATTGGTGATACTGAGAGCCCGATTATCCCTCTCTATGTTCGTGATATTGAAAAGACTTTCATAGTAACTAAGTTGGCTTATGAAGCTGGTGTGTTTATCAATCCAGTTATTCCTCCAGCTTGTGCCCCACAGGATACTTTAGTACGTTTTGCGTTGATGGCAACTCACACAGAGGAGCAGGTTGAGCGTGGCGTTCAGGCTTTGACTAAGATTTTCAAGGCACAGGGTATTATTAAATAA
- the lon gene encoding endopeptidase La, producing the protein MKQDSSIQMITDYEGDMPNLDVQVDGEIPIFVTRNLVMFPGILSPILVGRKPTLALVKHLEENPNTIIAIVSQKDSNINDPQVDDVYMTGIYARFVRAFDMPGNYEGNNRTVILQGLGKCKIKKITTVYPYMKGYTVALPEEAEPKRDKEFSTAVEDMKLVAKEYIHGSDDIPDDTQFALDNINNPVVAVNYVCSTMPFSVTDKLQMLEENSIKDRLFTLMKVLNREIQFQHLRQDIRSKTREDLDEQQREYFLHQQIKNIKEELGDGDSAPDKKELLEKAKNKKWSEDIAKIFQKELDKLETLNPQSPDYSVQVNYLQTMVSLPWNEYTKDDLDLKRAKRILDKDHYGMDKVKERILEYIAVLQLRGNLKSPILCLYGPPGVGKTSLGKSIAEAMKRKYVRVSLGGLHDESEIRGHRKTYIGAMPGRIIKNIQKAGSSNPVFILDEIDKVTQNTINGDPSSALLEVLDPEQNNAFHDNYLDMDYDLSKVLFIATANDLNTIPRPLLDRMELIEVSGYITEEKVEIAKRHLVPKELENTGLDQLEEKPKFAKATLEKIIESYTRESGVRQLEKQINKAMRKLAFKQAMDKQLPYTKITPDKLEDLLGKPPYTRDIYQGNKYAGVVTGLAWTSVGGEILFIETSLSKGKAGKLTLTGNLGDVMKESAVIALEYVKAHISALNVDYRIFEQWNIHIHVPEGATPKDGPSAGITIATSIASALTQRKVRKNTAMTGEITLRGKVLPVGGIKEKMLAAKRAGITDIVMCSENKKDVEEIPEVYRQGLHFHFVENIQQVWDFALTDEKVEHPVDFTIAEEKKEEAK; encoded by the coding sequence ATGAAACAAGATAGCTCTATACAAATGATTACAGACTACGAAGGTGACATGCCAAACTTGGATGTACAAGTTGATGGCGAAATCCCCATTTTCGTAACTCGTAATCTCGTAATGTTCCCAGGAATACTCTCTCCTATCCTTGTTGGTAGAAAGCCAACTTTGGCTCTTGTTAAGCATTTGGAGGAGAACCCGAACACGATTATAGCAATTGTAAGCCAGAAGGATAGCAACATTAACGACCCTCAAGTAGACGATGTCTACATGACGGGTATCTATGCACGTTTCGTACGTGCCTTTGACATGCCTGGCAATTACGAAGGAAACAACCGCACTGTCATTTTACAAGGACTTGGTAAATGTAAGATAAAGAAAATTACAACAGTTTACCCCTATATGAAGGGATACACCGTAGCTTTACCAGAAGAAGCAGAACCAAAGAGAGACAAGGAATTCTCTACGGCTGTTGAAGACATGAAATTGGTCGCAAAGGAATACATCCATGGTAGCGATGACATCCCAGATGACACACAATTTGCACTTGACAACATCAACAACCCTGTTGTTGCTGTCAATTATGTGTGTTCAACTATGCCCTTCTCTGTAACAGACAAGCTTCAGATGTTAGAAGAAAACTCTATCAAGGACCGACTGTTTACACTGATGAAGGTGCTAAATCGTGAAATTCAATTCCAGCATCTTCGTCAGGATATACGCTCAAAGACACGAGAAGACCTTGACGAACAGCAGAGAGAATACTTCCTGCATCAACAGATTAAGAATATCAAAGAGGAGTTGGGCGATGGTGATTCTGCACCTGACAAGAAAGAACTACTCGAAAAGGCAAAGAACAAGAAGTGGTCAGAAGATATTGCCAAGATATTCCAAAAGGAATTAGACAAACTTGAAACCTTGAACCCACAAAGTCCAGATTATAGTGTGCAGGTGAATTACCTGCAGACTATGGTTAGCTTACCATGGAACGAATATACCAAGGATGACCTTGACTTGAAGCGTGCAAAACGTATACTTGACAAGGATCACTATGGTATGGACAAGGTGAAAGAACGTATCCTTGAATACATTGCAGTACTTCAGTTGCGTGGCAATTTGAAATCACCAATCCTCTGTCTCTATGGTCCTCCGGGGGTTGGTAAGACCAGTTTGGGCAAGAGTATTGCCGAAGCAATGAAGCGTAAGTATGTACGTGTGTCATTAGGTGGTCTTCACGACGAGTCTGAAATCAGAGGACATCGTAAGACTTACATTGGTGCTATGCCTGGACGCATCATCAAGAACATCCAGAAAGCAGGTTCATCAAATCCTGTATTCATTCTTGACGAGATTGATAAGGTTACCCAGAACACAATTAATGGTGACCCTTCATCAGCATTATTAGAGGTTCTTGACCCTGAGCAAAACAATGCCTTCCATGATAATTATCTGGATATGGATTATGACTTATCAAAGGTATTGTTCATAGCAACAGCAAACGACCTCAACACTATCCCACGTCCACTACTTGACCGTATGGAACTCATTGAGGTCTCTGGCTATATCACGGAAGAGAAAGTTGAGATAGCAAAACGCCATCTCGTACCCAAAGAACTCGAAAATACAGGTTTAGACCAGTTAGAAGAGAAACCAAAGTTTGCCAAGGCTACACTGGAGAAGATTATTGAAAGCTATACACGTGAGAGCGGCGTGCGCCAGCTTGAAAAGCAAATCAACAAGGCTATGCGCAAATTGGCTTTCAAACAGGCTATGGATAAACAACTTCCTTACACGAAGATCACACCAGATAAGTTGGAAGACTTGTTAGGCAAGCCACCTTACACACGTGACATTTACCAAGGAAACAAATATGCAGGTGTCGTAACAGGACTTGCTTGGACCAGCGTCGGAGGTGAGATTCTCTTTATTGAGACCTCTCTTTCTAAAGGTAAAGCGGGTAAGTTAACACTGACAGGTAATCTTGGTGATGTGATGAAGGAGTCTGCTGTCATTGCATTAGAATATGTTAAGGCGCATATCAGCGCATTGAATGTAGACTATCGCATCTTTGAACAGTGGAATATCCATATCCATGTACCAGAAGGAGCTACACCAAAGGATGGTCCTTCAGCTGGTATAACAATTGCAACAAGTATTGCTTCAGCTCTCACACAGCGCAAGGTACGTAAGAACACCGCTATGACGGGTGAGATAACGCTACGTGGTAAGGTTCTCCCAGTGGGTGGAATCAAGGAAAAGATGCTTGCAGCTAAGCGTGCAGGGATTACAGATATCGTCATGTGTTCAGAGAACAAGAAAGATGTTGAGGAAATCCCAGAGGTTTACCGCCAAGGACTTCATTTCCATTTTGTTGAGAACATTCAACAAGTATGGGACTTTGCATTAACTGATGAGAAGGTAGAACATCCTGTAGACTTTACGATTGCAGAAGAGAAGAAGGAGGAAGCAAAATAA
- the tgt gene encoding tRNA guanosine(34) transglycosylase Tgt, with protein sequence MTFELQHTDKASDARTGIITTDHGQIKTPIFMPVGTVGSVKGVHFEELRKQVKAQIILGNTYHLYLRPGLDIIKAAGGLHGFNGWERPILTDSGGFQVFSLTGIRKLSEEGCEFRSHIDGSKHIFTPENVMDTERIIGADIMMAFDECPPGKSDYQYAKKSLELTQRWLDRCIKRFNETEPLYGYNQSLFPIVQGCTYKDLRCEAAKFVADKGADGNAIGGLAVGEPTEVMYEMIEVVNEILPKDKPRYLMGVGTPQNILEAIERGVDMFDCVMPTRNGRNAMLFTYNGTMNMKNKKWENDFSPIDPDGCDIDVITSKAYLHHLFKAGELLAMQIASIHNLAFYLRLVTDARTHIEQGDFVQWKASVIEQLGRRI encoded by the coding sequence ATGACATTTGAACTTCAGCATACAGATAAAGCCAGTGATGCGCGCACAGGTATCATCACAACCGACCATGGACAGATAAAGACGCCTATCTTTATGCCTGTTGGTACCGTTGGTTCTGTTAAGGGTGTGCACTTTGAGGAGTTACGCAAGCAGGTCAAGGCACAGATTATTCTTGGTAATACTTATCATCTTTACCTACGTCCAGGACTTGATATTATCAAAGCAGCAGGCGGCTTGCATGGCTTCAATGGATGGGAGCGTCCAATCCTGACAGACTCAGGCGGCTTCCAAGTATTCTCTTTGACAGGTATCCGCAAACTGTCAGAAGAAGGCTGTGAGTTCAGAAGTCACATCGATGGATCTAAGCATATCTTCACACCAGAGAATGTGATGGACACAGAACGAATCATTGGTGCCGATATCATGATGGCTTTCGACGAATGCCCTCCAGGGAAGAGTGATTATCAATATGCCAAAAAGAGTTTGGAATTAACCCAACGATGGCTCGACCGTTGCATCAAACGATTCAATGAAACAGAACCACTCTATGGTTACAACCAAAGCCTCTTCCCTATCGTTCAAGGGTGTACATATAAAGACTTACGCTGTGAAGCAGCTAAGTTTGTGGCTGACAAGGGGGCAGATGGTAATGCTATCGGCGGTTTAGCAGTAGGTGAGCCGACAGAGGTGATGTATGAAATGATTGAAGTGGTAAACGAGATTCTTCCTAAAGACAAGCCTCGTTACTTGATGGGAGTTGGCACACCACAAAATATTCTTGAAGCCATTGAGCGTGGCGTAGATATGTTCGACTGTGTTATGCCTACTCGTAATGGACGTAATGCTATGCTCTTCACTTACAATGGTACGATGAATATGAAGAATAAGAAGTGGGAAAATGACTTCTCACCAATTGATCCTGATGGCTGTGACATTGATGTCATCACAAGCAAAGCCTATCTTCATCATCTCTTCAAAGCTGGAGAACTGCTTGCTATGCAGATTGCCAGTATCCATAACCTCGCGTTCTATCTCCGCCTTGTTACGGACGCACGTACACATATTGAGCAAGGTGACTTCGTACAGTGGAAAGCTTCCGTCATCGAACAGTTAGGAAGAAGAATTTAA
- a CDS encoding LptF/LptG family permease: protein MSKVKEIVDKVKKLINHFGQRVIKRFPILKRVGHLLQMLSLSRYIGVLDWYIIKKFIGTYIYAILLIISIAIVFDFNENLSKFTQYHAPWRAIIFDYYANFIPYYSNLFSPLFVFIAVIFFTSKLAGNSEIIAMMAAGVSIRRLMRPYMISCILIAGLTFYLNSFVIPHGTVIRQNFESLYRNSKKNTSAENVQLQVAKNTVAYIQNYDDQYKRGYGFSLVKFKDKKIISHMTAMEIQYDTVADTKYHWKVSNWKIRTLKGLKEHIQSGASKDTVLLMEPTDLVYSKGQQETFTSPELLDYISKQTSRGSGNVVQYEVEFHKRIAMSFSSFILTIIGLSLSSRKRKGGMGLYLGIGLALSFGYIMLQTVSASFAIQADTPPILAAWIPNIIFAVIAYFCYRNAPS, encoded by the coding sequence ATGAGTAAGGTTAAAGAGATTGTTGATAAAGTTAAGAAACTGATTAATCATTTCGGACAACGCGTTATAAAACGATTTCCTATATTGAAGAGGGTTGGACATCTATTACAGATGCTCTCCCTTTCTCGCTATATAGGTGTTCTGGACTGGTATATCATAAAGAAGTTCATTGGTACATACATCTATGCTATCTTATTGATTATCTCTATTGCTATTGTGTTCGACTTTAATGAGAACCTCTCGAAGTTCACACAATATCATGCTCCATGGCGTGCAATCATCTTTGATTACTATGCAAACTTTATCCCTTACTATTCTAACCTCTTCTCGCCACTATTTGTATTCATTGCCGTTATCTTCTTTACTTCCAAACTGGCAGGAAACTCTGAGATTATAGCAATGATGGCAGCAGGCGTGTCTATCAGACGACTGATGCGCCCTTACATGATATCATGTATTCTCATTGCAGGTTTGACATTCTATCTTAACAGCTTTGTAATCCCTCATGGCACTGTTATTCGACAGAACTTTGAATCACTTTATCGTAACTCAAAGAAGAATACATCAGCAGAGAATGTGCAACTGCAGGTCGCAAAGAACACTGTTGCCTATATACAGAATTATGACGATCAGTATAAGCGTGGTTATGGGTTCTCCCTTGTAAAGTTCAAAGACAAAAAGATTATTAGTCACATGACAGCCATGGAGATTCAGTATGATACTGTTGCAGACACAAAGTATCATTGGAAGGTTAGCAACTGGAAGATTCGTACACTCAAAGGACTGAAAGAACACATCCAAAGTGGTGCTTCAAAGGACACGGTCTTACTAATGGAGCCGACAGACCTTGTCTACTCAAAGGGGCAGCAGGAGACCTTTACTTCCCCTGAACTATTGGATTATATCTCCAAACAAACCAGCCGTGGTTCAGGCAACGTGGTACAGTATGAAGTTGAGTTTCACAAACGAATAGCAATGTCATTCTCTTCTTTCATCCTCACCATCATCGGTCTTTCCCTCTCTTCCCGCAAGCGAAAAGGAGGAATGGGACTTTATCTTGGAATTGGTTTAGCACTCAGTTTCGGCTATATTATGCTCCAAACCGTATCAGCATCCTTTGCCATTCAGGCAGATACCCCCCCAATATTGGCTGCATGGATTCCGAACATCATCTTTGCAGTTATCGCTTACTTCTGCTATCGGAATGCACCAAGCTAA